The window ATTTCCTCCAAACCATTATCCGAAAAATACTTTGGCAATATCGTAAAGCCTCATATCTACAGTACGCAGCTTCGACACGGCCTCCATCAAATCAATCGCAACAATATTTTGTCCCCGCAATGCCACCATCTTCCCAAAATTGCCTTCGTGTATCAGATCAATTGCCGCAATCCCAAATCGCGTCCCCAACACCCGATCATACGCAGAGGGGCTGCCCCCGCGCTGAATATGGCCCAGAACAGTAGCGCGACTTTCGTATCCGGTGCGCCGCTCAATTTCATCACTTAGCAAATTGCCAATGCCCCCCAGGCGAACATGCCCGAATGCATCTTTTTCCTGAGATTGCAAAACCATACTGTCATCGTCGAGCTTGGCTCCTTCAGCAACTACGACAATACTAAATGTCTTGCCTCGGGCATGGCGTTTTCTGATGGTATCGCACACCTCATCCATATCAAATGGGACTTCCGGGATTAGAATCACATCTGCCCCTCCCGCAATACCAGCCTCCACGGCAATCCAACCGGCGTGGCGCCCCATAACCTCGACAACCATCACTCGGTTGTGAGATTCAGCCGTCGTATGCAGACGGTCAATCGCCTCCATCACAATATTGATAGCCGTATCAAAACCAAAGGTCTGGTCTGTGCCATCCAGATCATTATCAATGGTTTTGGGCACACCGACCACTTTGATACCCTGATCTGTGAGCTGATGAGCTACACCAAGCGTATCATCGCCCCCAATGGCAATCAGCGCGTCCAGACCCATTTTCTCCATCCCCGATCGCACGAGTGCGCCACCATCTGCACCGTCTTGATACGGATTTGTCCGCGACGATCCCAAAATCGTGCCCCCGCGCGGCAAAATCCCAGAAACAGCATTCAAATCCAGAGGCACTGACAGCCCTTCAAGCATCCCTCGCCATCCCTCCTGCACACCCGTCATCTCGTAATTGTAAACCATAATGCCTTTGCGTACAATAGCGCGAATTACCGCATTGAGACCTGGGCAATCGCCGCCACCTGTGAGTATGCCAACGCGTTTTACAGACATAATATCTCCCTTACAAAATCACTATGATGAGCATAAGTGCCTGAGTCCTGTAAGATTTTCAAAGACCTGAAGTTTAAGGTATTGCAACATACCTGTCAAGCCCGTTGTATTCACCCACTAAAATATAAAATCAGCGTCAAGACCTGGATTTTTCTACATCTTGAGACAGATCATCCTCACCGAAGGGGGGACTGGCAACAGCGCCAACAGACACGCATTGCGCCCCCGCAGATCGCAGAGCCTGCACACATGCATTGAGCGTCGCACCCGTCGTGACGACATCGTCAATTAAAAATATATTTTGCCCCTCAATAGACGCGGGATGACGCACGCGGAATGCCCCCTGTACATTGTATTGGCGTTCCAAAACACTCAGGCGCGTCTGCGTAGGCGTTGCCCGCACTCTTTTCAGCGCGTTTGCCATCACTTGCAAACCCGATACCCGTCCTGTTGCCCGTGCAATAATCTCGCTCTGATTGTATCCGCGTGCTCTTGTTTTTGCGGAGTGAAGTGGCACTGGAACAATTACCGTATCGGGTTCGACAAAGCTCGCGATGCGCTGCCCCAAAGCCTTTCCAAATATCTGCCCTGGCAGCGTTTTCCCCTGGTATTTGAGCGCGTGAATCAACGACCGAACACAATCATTAAATTGATACAAAATAACTATCTGATCAAATTCGTGCTCAAACCCCACCTCGTGTAGTTCCGAATCCCAAATCTCAATATCATCCCAACACGAATCACATAGCCCCGGCGAATCCGGCAGCGATGCCTTACAAATCATACAAGACGATGGATAAACAAAATTGAGTGCAGCTTTCCAAATTTTCCATACTATTTGCACAATCTTTCTTCTTCCCCACAGTTATTTTTTTTCTTAACCTAAAAAGTCCTTATCTTTTCCGCTGATCTCACAACTCAATCGCGGAGATGTGCCGTGTCTCTGGAAAATGCCCGCGCAATCGTGTTTGACCTCGACGGAACCCTCTTTGACCTGACACCCGTCGTACATGCCGCGCGCCAACGCGTTGCTACCTTTCTATTTTCAAACGGTTTTTTTGCCACCCGTGCCTACGCATTCCAGCGCATCAATACGCTCGAACGCAAACACGGTCCTTATTACTCATCCTCGCCCTATTATTTCGCCTTTTTCGATATCGCCAAAGCCGTCTTCAAAGACAAACCCGACCGGGTGCGTCATTTTCTCGACAAACAAAATACCGACCCGGAAGCCGAGCCGGTCGAAGCCCTCGTAGCTGAAATGGAGCGCGTTTACAATGCCGAAGATGTAGAAGATATCCGCCCCTATCCCGATGCCTTACACACCCTTCGTGAATTGCGCCAGGCAGGCTACAATCTGTTTCTCGTCACACTGGGCAGAGCGCGCCGTCAGCGCAACAAAATTGATCGCCTGGGCATTGCTACTTATTTTGATCGCATCATCAACGAAGGTCCCCCCGCACATGCCTACTGGTTTTCAGAACTCATGGAAAGCCACAACCTCTCCCCCGACCAGCTCATCGTCGTCGGTGACCGCACCCAGGACGAAATCCGCGCGGGCAATCGTCAGGGACTAACCACCATCTGGTTGCGGCGCGGAAGATTCTCTCGCGAAACACCTGCAGTAGGTGACCGCCCCGACTACGAAATCAAATACCTCGCCCAACTATCCACATTATTGCACCTCTCGCGGATCGGGAAAAACCCCGACCGGTTCAGAATTGCCGTTATCGGCGGCGGCACCGGTCTGCCCACTGTCTTACGCGGGCTGCGTCCCTATACCCGTCACCCAACAGCCGTCGTTGCCGTGACCGATTCAGGTGCTTCCTCGGGGCGTATCCGCTGGAATTTGGGCGTCCAGCCCCCTGGTGACATTCGCAATGCCCTCACAGCACTCGCCGACCCCGAACAGATATCTCAGGGACTCTTCAACGTCTTCCAACACCGCTTTCCCAACAGCGAACAAGAATCCGGTATTTTCAAGAACGACCATATTGGCAATTTTCTCGTGGCCGCCCTCACCCAGCAACTCGGCGATTTTCATGCCGCCATAAAAACAGCCAGTGACATGCTACACGTACAGGGCACAGTTTTCCCTGCCAGCACTGACAATGTCGATATTTGCGCCAAACTGACAAATGGTGAACATCGCTATACCGAGTGGATGGTCAGAAAACCCGGCAAACCACCTCTCGAGCGGGCGTATCTCGTCACCAATGACGCGCTCTTGCGCGAACTCGATCGTCAAAATAGCGGGCTTAAGCGCGTCATAGATCCCGAAACAGGGCAGGTTGAGATCCGCGTGCGTCAGGGGCGCACAGTGAGCCTGGAACAAGGTCCGATCAGAGCACCGCGTGGCGCTTTGCAAGCCATTGCAGATGCAGATATCGTCGTCATTGGACCGGGTAGCCTGTACACCAGCGTCATTACCAATCTCCTCGTGTCCGATATCCAAAAAGCATTGATCAAACGCGCTCAGGGCAAAACCATCTATGTTTGCAACATCGTCACACAACCCGGACAGACCGATAATTTTAGAGCCTCTGACCACCTCAAAGCGATCCTCAAACACCTTCCCGAAAATCAGCGCGATAGCGTCATCGATCACATGCTCGTACAGGACCTTCGCATATTCCAAACGCCCAAAAGCGAGGACTGGCACCCACTGCTCAAAAAATACAAAAAAGATGGCAAAGTCCTGGTTGAATGCGATACAGAAACGCTCAATGCACTTGGTTCCTGGACCCGCGCAGACTTCTTAGAAGAATTTCATCCCAACGCCATAGAGCGCGACGAGGGTGATTTTATCAGCCACGACCCGGCCAAAGTCGCCGATGCCATCTGTCGCATTTTCTGCGGACTGAGCGTACCCGACTACTGGGGCCTGGACGAATGACGGCAAAAATCAGAGGCATTATTTTTGATCTCGACGACACCCTCTTTGACTGCACGGGCCAACTCACCCAACCAGCGCGCCGCAGAGCCGCTCAAATCCTTGCACCAGCACATCCCGACCTCTCAATTGAGACCGGTTATCAGCAACAGGTAATTCTTTCCCAAACACATGGCTCTTCAGAGGCCATTCGCATACTCGGTACACAGTACAATATCCCGCCTAACATCGTAGAACAGGCGCTCAATGCCTATAACCCCCGTAGCGTAGAAGCCATCACCCCTTTCCCCGATGCACTCCCCACCCTCGCTACCCTTGTCCAACGCAGCTATCAACTCGCCCTTGTCACCTCTGGAAATCCTGACCGCCAGCGCGAAAAAGTGCGCCTCCTCGGCTTGTGCGATTATTTTATCGAGACCGACAATACCCTCATCCTGCACGACGACCGAAAAAGCAGTGATAAAACACCATCCCTCACACAAGCAGCAAAAGCATTATCTTTGCCCCACACCCAAATTCTATGTGTGGGCGACAAACTCACCGACGAAATTGCTACAGCCAAAATCCTGGGTATGACTACCGTACACATGCGTCATGGCCGACAAAAAGACAGAAAGCCCCAAACCCCATCAGAACAGCCCGATATCGAAATAGACCGCATTTCTCAACTCCTTCCTCTCCTCCTCTAACTTCTGCAAACGCAAATCTCATCCCCCCGTTTTATACCGAGCGTCCTGCTTGCACTGCCCCCGCAAACCGCGATCTCCAGCGTATCCAAACTGCCGTAAAGCGCCAGCGCTTCTCCCTCTTCGACCTCACTATATGTCTGGCATATTCGATCAAACCGGATCTTGCCAACGATAATCTCAAAATCGCCATCGGGATATTTTTCATCAATGTGTGACCGCGCAATCATTGAAATCACATTGCCAAAATGGTCAACACACACCACTCGCCCAACGAGTGCATCGTCACGTTCTTCAACGCCCCACAAATCGGATGTAACTGGATCCTCAATTTCCGGTCCCACCTCTTCACACGATACCCCTCGGAGTAAATGCGCGCCCACCGGGGCAAATACATCTCGTCCGTGGAATGTCGAACTCACTTGCGGGCGCATCAATGCCGCATTTTCAATCGCCACAATGCGCCGCACCCCTTCTCGCGCGTAAACGGGAGAAAACAGGCCATTATCCGGTCCGACATACACAAATTGCTCTGTTTCAACGACAATCCCTCGCCGATCACTCCCCACCCCCGGATCAACCACCCCAACGTGTACACTACCCTCTGGGAAAAAAGAGCACGCAGAATATATAGCAAACGCACCAGCAGCAATATCCTGAGGCGGCACCTGATGTGTTATATCTACAATTCGGGCTTCTGGCGCACAGGTGAGCACCACGCCCTTCATCGCAGCAACATAGCCATCAGAAATGCCAAAATCCGTTGTCAGCGTTAATATTCGGCCCATATCACCGCCTAAAAAACATTCGCTTCTTTCATACTCAAGAACCGCTCTGAACCGACGATCAGATGGTCCAACACTTCAATCCCCATAATCTCACCGGCCTGCACCATGCGGCGCGTAAGTTCAATATCTTCTCGGCTCGGTGTTACATCACCACTGGGATGATTGTGCGCCAGAATCACACTCGCAGCAGATGACCCTACGGCTGGGGCAAACACTTCTCGCGGATGCACGAGTGAGGCATTGAGCGAGCCAACCGACACATCTTCGCGGCAAATCACCTGATTCCGCGCATTGAGAAAAAGTGCCACAAAATATTCCTTGCGCCGATCTTTGATATCGGTCAGAAACCCCAAAACGTCAACCGGACTCGTAATAGTAGGCTCAATTCCCATCCCCTGATTGAGTCCTCTTTTAGCCAGTTCAAATCCCGCAACCAAACCCGCGGCTTTTGCCCTCCCGATTCCCTTTATTGTCGTGAGCTTTTTCAGATCCATATCCACGAGTTTATTAATGGGATACCTCTTGACTATCCCGCGCGAAATTTCCAGCACATTTCGGCCCTCGTATCCCGTTCGCAGCAAAATCGCCAGCAATTCCTCATCGCGCAATGCCTCAGGTCCCAAACGCTCGAGTTTTTCTCGTGGCATATCCACATCCGCCACACCTGCGATACCCCCTCTCTGCTTGACAAAGCTATTCATATCTCATCTCCCTGATATTGTTTTTAAGAACATCAGGCAAAATCGGTGCCATTAATCAAAATATTTTACAAACCTTTTATTTATATATACTTACTGATTGAACGATAAAAAAATAATACGGTATTTGCAACACAATGTTCAATTCACAGCTCGAGATATGAACATGTTGTTCTGTAAATTCTACTCAATCGGCAGTGCGTTTCTGTGTAAAAAGCCATTTCATAAACACCGGCTCGGGATCACAGCGATCGCTGCTGAGCTGGGTGCTGCCATTGTCGGCACCGGTAATCATTTTCATAGCAACACCATGTCCATCACCAGCCCAGATCGTAAACTTCATATTCCCACCCAATTTCACCATCTCCTCAAAAAGTTTTTGAGCGCGGTCGAATGGACAGACCTTATCCAGATCCCCGTGGAAAGCCCATATCGGAACATCTTTAATCACTGACGCATCGATAAATTCTTCTGTCTGAGGCAAACCCGTTCCAGCTGAAGGGGCTGCCGCTGCAAAATAATGGGGATCAATTTGTAAAAAGACATGGGTACCGTGGCCTCCCATGGAGTGTCCCAGAATGTATATTCTGTCCATATCAACGGACGGTAATGTTGCAATGAGATCCTTGATCTTTTGAAGGTCTTCTGCATTCCACAAACGACTGACTTGAGGAGCGAGCACATAAGAGGGATAATCTGTTCGTCTCTGCTCATCTGCAAGAAGTCTATTCCAGCCACGCAATTGCTTTCGATTATCTGTCCCCCGGCCACCGCCACCATGCAATGAAACAATAACGGGATAGCGCTTGTCCGCATCAAAATCTATAGGCTCCAACAGCCGATACGGCATCTCGTTGAAAACGTGAGGTTCGTAAAGTTCAACCCATTCATTTCCATCGGGTTGTGCATCTGTTTCAGATGTGGAGACCAACGAGCAAACCATGGTTGCAACAACTGCGTCCCAAAAATATCTCTTCAACTGCAAGGGTTGGTTCATGACTTAATCCTTTCTTTTACAGATTGACCGACACCCTGATCACCATCTTATCTCCAGCAGTTAAAACCACTTCTTCTTCCAGGGTCAGACTCACTTTATCGTCGCTAAATGAAGTAGCCGTTCCAACCACCTCTCCATCGACGGAAACAACAACCGATTGTACACGCCGACCTTCGGACAATTCAAAATCAAATATCCGAATGGGCAGACGCCCCCATTCAACACTTAATTCCATAACCTGCACTTCCACATCTCGTCTCTGTCTGAACAGGCCCCATCCTTCGGCTGCAATAAAAAAGGATATGTGATCATCGGGTTTCCATACAGGAGCAAAGCCAATCCTCGCTTTGGGACCTTCATATACAAAGCCCTGGCAAGCGAGCAACAATGACCACACACTCATCGCCCGTGCATAAAATTTGCCGCACTCATCATCGCCAAACGGATTCCCGCTATACCCCCACGACGCCGTATTCATCTCCGTCAACTGATCGCGCAACCTGCCATCGTAGCGATCGTAAACAGCGCGGGCAACCATCAGCCCCTCCCTGAGCATTCCAAACTGAACCATCGTTGCAGCAGCACCATACTCAAACCCCGTCATCGCCTCGTCGCCGTATTTCATACTGCGGAATGGCTGAGGACCTTTTGGCCAAGAAATCATCTTCATAGCTGCATCGTCATTATCGACAAATTTTCTCGGTCGCTGTGTCGTCGTCCTAAAATGATGCTTGAAATTGTACTGCAAAAGAGACCGCAGTGCCGAACAGACATTTTCCCGAGGGTAATGCCCTGGCAAATTCACCTGCGGTGCCCACCACTCACCCAGCACCTGATCGATATGGCAACCATCGCCGTAGTCTTCATGGGCATCCTCGTCGGGACTCTGCACGTAATACTCGCCATTCCAGAGCGTCTGATTCTGGTTTTCTGTTCCCCTTTCGCGCAACCTGCGATATCGGCCAGCGGACTGTGCATCATCTTCCAATACAGCCATCTTTTCACACGCCGCAAGAGCTGACAGGTAAAGCGTCCCCATCCACGATGTTGATCCCGACAGTTCACCATCGAGCGTATTGTGTTGCGACCCCGATAACAAGCCATCTTCATCTGAATCCCAACGCGCAATCACAAAATTCATCGCCTTCTGCGCACTGGGCCAATGCACGTGCAACCACTGTTGATCCGAGCTACACTGATACTCGCGATACGTACTCAAAATATCGCCGAGCATCCCATCAATTGCCGGACCCTGTATTTCAAAATGGCGATCGCTGTGGCGAAAAGGCAATCCTCCATCTTCCTGCTGCAATGCAAATGTCTGCGCGCGCATTCTCCGCGCGATATCGGGAAAAAGACGCGCATGCGCCTGGGCATAGTGCCATACATGACTGCAATTCCCCAGGCAACAACCCGAAGTTGGTGCGCAACCTTCATTGCCTCCAAAATACCCATCTTTTGCCCAAAAACACGTCTTGCTTCTCAGCACAGCAACCTGTGAACTGATTCGGTCCAGCAACCAGTGTGGGAGATTAGACGCATAGAGCGTATCGTGAAAGCGCCGCGTCTGTTGTGTCAAATCACCGAGATTAGCCTTGAGATACGCATAAACATCCAGCGCATCAGTCCACCAATTTGAATACATATTGCCGTGTTTCACCCATATATGCGCACCATGGTTGGTGTTGGGGAAATACCAGGTGAGAACAAAGGTAATGGTGCGCTTTTCCCCTGGTCGAAGTACAAATGGCGTAGCCAGCGCGCAATCGACCGTTTCGCCTGTAGCCGACGGACCCGCTGTTTCGACATACTCCAGATCACCATCTCGAGAAAACGCTTCATACAAATCGCGCAAGCCGATCCAAGACGCTGTCGCACAAGCATTTTCCACCTGTGCCGACAGCACCATATCTACACCCGGTGACGACAGGTGCGTCATGTGAATCGAAGCCGCATCTTCCTCTCGAATCACCCGGTTGACATTGCCGCCATAACCCCCATTGGGACTATCTCCCGTGATGCCAATCGCATTTTGTTGCGTAGCCAGAAAACTGACTTCTACAGGAGAATCGCCCTCATTGCTCGCCGTCAGATTAAAAATCCCACACGGGATACTCGAACATTTCACATTGAGGGGAATCAGCGGATTAAAAACCTCCATTTCAACCCGAAGGGGAAAATCAGCATCTGCGAACTCAAACCACCCAAACGGGTATTCCCCCCTGAA is drawn from Gemmatimonadota bacterium and contains these coding sequences:
- a CDS encoding 6-phosphofructokinase, producing the protein MSVKRVGILTGGGDCPGLNAVIRAIVRKGIMVYNYEMTGVQEGWRGMLEGLSVPLDLNAVSGILPRGGTILGSSRTNPYQDGADGGALVRSGMEKMGLDALIAIGGDDTLGVAHQLTDQGIKVVGVPKTIDNDLDGTDQTFGFDTAINIVMEAIDRLHTTAESHNRVMVVEVMGRHAGWIAVEAGIAGGADVILIPEVPFDMDEVCDTIRKRHARGKTFSIVVVAEGAKLDDDSMVLQSQEKDAFGHVRLGGIGNLLSDEIERRTGYESRATVLGHIQRGGSPSAYDRVLGTRFGIAAIDLIHEGNFGKMVALRGQNIVAIDLMEAVSKLRTVDMRLYDIAKVFFG
- a CDS encoding ComF family protein codes for the protein MQIVWKIWKAALNFVYPSSCMICKASLPDSPGLCDSCWDDIEIWDSELHEVGFEHEFDQIVILYQFNDCVRSLIHALKYQGKTLPGQIFGKALGQRIASFVEPDTVIVPVPLHSAKTRARGYNQSEIIARATGRVSGLQVMANALKRVRATPTQTRLSVLERQYNVQGAFRVRHPASIEGQNIFLIDDVVTTGATLNACVQALRSAGAQCVSVGAVASPPFGEDDLSQDVEKSRS
- a CDS encoding 2-phospho-L-lactate transferase CofD family protein; this translates as MSLENARAIVFDLDGTLFDLTPVVHAARQRVATFLFSNGFFATRAYAFQRINTLERKHGPYYSSSPYYFAFFDIAKAVFKDKPDRVRHFLDKQNTDPEAEPVEALVAEMERVYNAEDVEDIRPYPDALHTLRELRQAGYNLFLVTLGRARRQRNKIDRLGIATYFDRIINEGPPAHAYWFSELMESHNLSPDQLIVVGDRTQDEIRAGNRQGLTTIWLRRGRFSRETPAVGDRPDYEIKYLAQLSTLLHLSRIGKNPDRFRIAVIGGGTGLPTVLRGLRPYTRHPTAVVAVTDSGASSGRIRWNLGVQPPGDIRNALTALADPEQISQGLFNVFQHRFPNSEQESGIFKNDHIGNFLVAALTQQLGDFHAAIKTASDMLHVQGTVFPASTDNVDICAKLTNGEHRYTEWMVRKPGKPPLERAYLVTNDALLRELDRQNSGLKRVIDPETGQVEIRVRQGRTVSLEQGPIRAPRGALQAIADADIVVIGPGSLYTSVITNLLVSDIQKALIKRAQGKTIYVCNIVTQPGQTDNFRASDHLKAILKHLPENQRDSVIDHMLVQDLRIFQTPKSEDWHPLLKKYKKDGKVLVECDTETLNALGSWTRADFLEEFHPNAIERDEGDFISHDPAKVADAICRIFCGLSVPDYWGLDE
- a CDS encoding HAD hydrolase-like protein; protein product: MTAKIRGIIFDLDDTLFDCTGQLTQPARRRAAQILAPAHPDLSIETGYQQQVILSQTHGSSEAIRILGTQYNIPPNIVEQALNAYNPRSVEAITPFPDALPTLATLVQRSYQLALVTSGNPDRQREKVRLLGLCDYFIETDNTLILHDDRKSSDKTPSLTQAAKALSLPHTQILCVGDKLTDEIATAKILGMTTVHMRHGRQKDRKPQTPSEQPDIEIDRISQLLPLLL
- a CDS encoding SAM-dependent chlorinase/fluorinase gives rise to the protein MGRILTLTTDFGISDGYVAAMKGVVLTCAPEARIVDITHQVPPQDIAAGAFAIYSACSFFPEGSVHVGVVDPGVGSDRRGIVVETEQFVYVGPDNGLFSPVYAREGVRRIVAIENAALMRPQVSSTFHGRDVFAPVGAHLLRGVSCEEVGPEIEDPVTSDLWGVEERDDALVGRVVCVDHFGNVISMIARSHIDEKYPDGDFEIIVGKIRFDRICQTYSEVEEGEALALYGSLDTLEIAVCGGSASRTLGIKRGDEICVCRS
- the radC gene encoding DNA repair protein RadC, translating into MNSFVKQRGGIAGVADVDMPREKLERLGPEALRDEELLAILLRTGYEGRNVLEISRGIVKRYPINKLVDMDLKKLTTIKGIGRAKAAGLVAGFELAKRGLNQGMGIEPTITSPVDVLGFLTDIKDRRKEYFVALFLNARNQVICREDVSVGSLNASLVHPREVFAPAVGSSAASVILAHNHPSGDVTPSREDIELTRRMVQAGEIMGIEVLDHLIVGSERFLSMKEANVF
- a CDS encoding dienelactone hydrolase family protein, translated to MNQPLQLKRYFWDAVVATMVCSLVSTSETDAQPDGNEWVELYEPHVFNEMPYRLLEPIDFDADKRYPVIVSLHGGGGRGTDNRKQLRGWNRLLADEQRRTDYPSYVLAPQVSRLWNAEDLQKIKDLIATLPSVDMDRIYILGHSMGGHGTHVFLQIDPHYFAAAAPSAGTGLPQTEEFIDASVIKDVPIWAFHGDLDKVCPFDRAQKLFEEMVKLGGNMKFTIWAGDGHGVAMKMITGADNGSTQLSSDRCDPEPVFMKWLFTQKRTAD
- a CDS encoding GH116 family glycosyl-hydrolase gives rise to the protein MTPENKENTPTVASLPFRLGVGSALKAAALAYSQTVRNEPGLLAYWRVGETQDADAGRESSYVALGIVPHLDEDLLGDASVEFFFQVISDEQLDYEPCLISHQISHGEQTRFAFHVTRDLNALRFLNGTTNTLIFPPDGPIKVGQWYHFLATSKPRQEFRAYIDGVECFLDMGSLAFGVRRQACPIQIGASSENGENRAVNCAIDEVAIYNVALAPLDIARHVDAAGRETLRKQMVHDRRQREDEENEVASDTLGVRLNDPALFDPGETKVYEGQYLDAISLPVGGIGAGLIQMNGKAERSVWQIFNNFEHIEVFNSFFAVWARPRGKEPVVRALQTSDVGVFPAMERLRFRGEYPFGWFEFADADFPLRVEMEVFNPLIPLNVKCSSIPCGIFNLTASNEGDSPVEVSFLATQQNAIGITGDSPNGGYGGNVNRVIREEDAASIHMTHLSSPGVDMVLSAQVENACATASWIGLRDLYEAFSRDGDLEYVETAGPSATGETVDCALATPFVLRPGEKRTITFVLTWYFPNTNHGAHIWVKHGNMYSNWWTDALDVYAYLKANLGDLTQQTRRFHDTLYASNLPHWLLDRISSQVAVLRSKTCFWAKDGYFGGNEGCAPTSGCCLGNCSHVWHYAQAHARLFPDIARRMRAQTFALQQEDGGLPFRHSDRHFEIQGPAIDGMLGDILSTYREYQCSSDQQWLHVHWPSAQKAMNFVIARWDSDEDGLLSGSQHNTLDGELSGSTSWMGTLYLSALAACEKMAVLEDDAQSAGRYRRLRERGTENQNQTLWNGEYYVQSPDEDAHEDYGDGCHIDQVLGEWWAPQVNLPGHYPRENVCSALRSLLQYNFKHHFRTTTQRPRKFVDNDDAAMKMISWPKGPQPFRSMKYGDEAMTGFEYGAAATMVQFGMLREGLMVARAVYDRYDGRLRDQLTEMNTASWGYSGNPFGDDECGKFYARAMSVWSLLLACQGFVYEGPKARIGFAPVWKPDDHISFFIAAEGWGLFRQRRDVEVQVMELSVEWGRLPIRIFDFELSEGRRVQSVVVSVDGEVVGTATSFSDDKVSLTLEEEVVLTAGDKMVIRVSVNL